A window of Loxodonta africana isolate mLoxAfr1 chromosome 3, mLoxAfr1.hap2, whole genome shotgun sequence genomic DNA:
GTTTAAGAAGCGCTAGGCTACCTTGCAACCAGCTCCCTGCCACTTGCTTAAGGGTGGCCTGGGCCAGGTTACTTACTCTGTGTGAGCCATAAGGAATTAACAAGATAAATGGAGTGGAAATTAAATCATCCCAGTAGAACACTGGGTTGTACTCGGCATTCAATAAACGCTCTTTAGGATCACTGTCATAATACTTACTATGAAGAGTGGAGCAGGGAGAAGCCAGTGCAGGGGAAACCGCAGGCTGGAAACCGGCTGCTGAGGCTCCAAGTAGGAGTGGGAGGTGCCCCCCAAGTCTGTGCTCAGGCTGGGGAGGCTGTTGTTGAACCCAGGTTAGGATACCATGGAGCTTTGACTGTACCTGTGCATGTCAGTTGCCATcacgtcaactctgactcatggcaaccccatgtgtgtcagagtagaactgctccatagggtttccaatggctgattttttggaagtagatcaccaggcctttcttccaaggtgcctttgagtgAACTAGAACCTgagcttttaggttagcagccaagctcattaaccatttgtaccacccagggattcctgaacCTGACAGCCCCCAGTGAATTGCCATCAGCCTAGGGGCTCGCGGGTGTGCaaacacgcacacatgcacacacacacacactcccccaCTGACTCAGGGCAACAGATCAAGTGTCAGATTCCAAAGATAGAACTGGAGGAAGTGGTGAGTGGCTGGGTTTCCCCACATGTGTCAGGCAGGCAGGGGGCAGGGCAGCCAGGAACAGGATGGGCAGCACCAAGCAGGCACTCCTGAGCACAGACGCCCACCTGCACTCTCCCTCCATGGAGAAGCCGGCAGGGCCAGGCTGGCTGGGAAGGCCAGAACTTTTCTGTTGTCCAGCACTTTCCTGCCCCAAGGgacctgccttctcattttgccaGACAGAGAGTAGATGTCCAGAAGCCACTGGGTCCTCCGTAAGACAGGGTCAGGGAGAACCATGTCTGTTTGACTGCTTAGACCAAAGCGAGGTGGGCCTGGTGGGGTCTCCTGAGCCCATGAacaacaccccagcagatgtctGCCCTCTTGGGGACCCCCATGCCCAGAGGGGCCATCAGCAAAGGCCTGGGGTAGGGATCAGGAGAAACAGAATTGGGGTCCCCTGTGTTCCCCACCTTTCCCCTGTGTGGTAGCCATGATAAATCTGCCTCGTTCTCCATCAGACCGTACAGCACAGCTTGGGAGAGGGGTCACACATGAGGGGCAGCTATCTGATAGACGCTTCCAAACCCAAAATGGACTGCCCTAGGCGGTAAACATCCCGTCCTCAGAGGTATTCAAGACAGCAAGCAGGGAAACTATATAAGGAATttgaccctggtggtgcagtggttaagggctacagctgctaaccaaaaggtcgacagtttgaatccaccagccactccttggaaaccctatgggacagttctgctctgtcctctaggcttgctatgagtcagaatcaactcaacggcaatgggtttgattttttgaagGGCTGAATTACGTGACTTCCAAGATTCCTCCCACTCCTGAGGGTCTCTAACGAAGGGTCTGTAGGCATCAGGACAGCATAGTAGTTAAAAGTATGTTTTTGGTCAGGCCTGGGTTCCGTTCCCACCTGTGTCCTTGACAACTctgaccttggccaagtcattTCCTCTCTGAGCCTGTCTCCTCACCTATTTAATAGAGGTATTTGTGCCTACTTCGTGGAGTTCTTTTGAGGATATGATGTAAAACACTTGGCAtgtagcacctggcacatagcaagtgctcaGCAAAGAGTGACCGCTAGTAACAAATAACATTGTTCTGAACAGGGATGAGCCCTGGGTGCAAGGCCAAGGCATGGATACTGTACACCATAGGACTGGCCCCTGCCCACCTCCATGACCCCAGGTTATAAAAAGCCAGCTGGGTGGGGCTGTGCTCAGCCCAAAGGCATAGTCTCTGCCTGGGTGGTGGCTGGCTGCCCCATTTTcaaggggggtgggaggggactTTGTCACCAGCATCCTGGGCAGCAGCTGCTGAGCTCTCCCCAGTAAGAACTCTTCAGGGGGAGGTGGCAGGAATGTGGGCAGAGTGCCAGGTGCAGCAGCCTACCCCTGGTGCCAGGGAAAGTGCTTGAGCCCCTGGGCGTGAGCTTTGTTGCCAGTTGGGCTGGACAGCATCAGCCTTCCCAAGCAAGCCCCAACCAGCCTCTCAGCCCAGCCTTCCCCTACCCACCTTGCAAACTTGAGACCTCAGGACACTTGGTGGGGccaggaggaagagggagggaggcaggcaggggagGACGCCTTCCAGCTGTTGGGACTCTACTGaccaccagctgtgtgaccctgggctgGTTCCTGCCCTCTCCGGGCCCCGACTTCTCCACATAGCGTGAATTAGGTGGACCAGCCTCTCCGGATAGATCCCTTGTCCTGAGCTCACTTTTCCTAGATCCTCTGAACCACCTGCAGCCTCTGTTCCAGCTTGGGGATGGGAGGGAGACGGTGAATGGAGGACAGGGTCTCTTTAACCTGGGACGTGCCTGTTGCTAGCCATCTTAGAACACCATTCTCTCCTGTGTTGCCAGTGTCTACCTGCTGGGGGCACAGCAAcagtccccccccccgcccctcccccctccccgtcACTCTATCCCTGCCAGAGGAGGAACGGCAGAAGGGGCAGAAAAGCAGCTCAGGGCTGAGGCTCCCCCCTCACTCTGCAGGGCAGCAGAGCAAAAGCTCTGTACAGCCATCACTGTCTCCTCACATCCGCAATTGTCTGGGTCTTTGAATTAGGTCTGGTGGGGGGAAATATTGGGACCTTCAGAGGAGGGGAATGCTGGAGGAACCTCCTGGTCATCTTGTCCAACTCCTGTCCCCAGGCTTGTCTGCAGCAGGCATTCTTCCCAGCCATGCAGGACTTGTGCCCTTGGAAGAAGcctgttgtattttttttatcactattatcatcatcatcattttcaTGTTTTATGTACAGAGTACTTAACATAGTATCTGGCATGCAAAAAGTTCTCATTATAACAGccgtggagctctggtggcaaagtggttaagagctcaagttgctaaccaaaaggtcagcagttcgaatccaccagccgctccttggaaaccctatggggcagttttattctgtcctatagggttgctatgaatcagaatctactccacacaTTTAACAACAGCATAAcagccattattattatcatggagtccctgggttgtgcaaattgTTGGCACACtcaactgctgactgaaaggttggaggttcaagtctgtccagaggcacttcagaagaaagacctggctgtctgcttctgaaaaatcatccctTGATTTTTGACACAcacgggctcaccatgagttagagtcaacttgatggcaactgggtttgtttttatatgtgtgtgtgtatatatgtatacaaaacttgccgtcgagtcgattccgactcatagcggccatataagacagagtagaactgcccccgtagggttttctaggctgtaatttttttttttttaatcttcacaggagcagatcaccaggtttttctttctgCGGAGCTGCAGGGTGGGTTCCCACCAACAACCTTTaagttggcagccgagcacttaagtgttgcgccaccaggcctccttagtaTTATAATAGTAGGGTGTATTAAGTGCTTACTGTGGGACAAGGTCTGTGTTAAGACTACTTGGATCATCCCTTTCAATCCTGGGTGCAGTCCTGTGAGATGGTCCTTTGATCTCTGTGACATAGATGGGCAAAGTGAGGTTTGGGGTGTCAGGCGACTTGGCCAGCATCACCCAgaggtggcagagctgggtttTGGATGCAGGTCCATCTCAGCAGAGTTGATGTGACCACAGACCTTCAAGGTCATCTTCCTTTAGGTTAACCCCAAAACCTGGAAGACCCTCAGCGTCAGGCCAGTGACCCAGAACCTGTGTCAGAGTCCAAGGCAAATGGCTGATATCTGCTCCTGGGGGGGTCTCCTGGTAACAGCCTCTCCCCTTGTCACCTCTTCTAGGAGTCCCCCACCTCCTGCCCCAGCACCTGGCCTCTccctaccccccccccccccccgtcacCTCCCCTCAGGTGATTGATTGGCTGGCCCTGCCGCCAAGCCCTGCATTGCCCCCCTGGGGGCCAAGCCCAGGTAATTGATTGACCCTTGATTGATGCAGGCTGCCGTTCAAGCTGCGGTTTGAGCTGTGGCCCAGCCAGGCCTGGGAGCTGCCAGAGACCAGGGGATCTGTAGCCCAAGTTTCTGTGCAAGTGTGGACACTTGATCTGCACTTCCTCTGAAACCGGGGATTCCTGGCTTAGAGAAACCAACATTGGCTTGAGCATTAAATAAAGCAGCGACTCAGAGAGGCCAGTGGGGCAGCTGAGAGAGCAGGCCGGGCATTGTGGGGAGGAGGTCTTTATCCCTGATGATTGGGGAAGTGCCCTCACCTCTGCAGCCCTTGTTCCCTGATCAGTCACATGGGGAAGTAATACCTCCCAGCATCTGTGAGTGCAGGGACTGTAAAGAGaacatgcctggcacatagcaggagcTTAATAAATGTAGTTAAATCTCATTATGGTGGTGGTGGGTGCAGTGGGATTTTGgtgtagaattctcgccttccatgtggaagactcaggttcaattcccggccgaTGCACCTGAtttacagccaccacctgtctgtcagtggaggctagtgtgttgctatgatgctgaacagatttcagagcttccaaactaagagaaggaagaaaggcccggcgatctcttctgaacatcagccagtgaaagctctACAGATCGCAACGGTCCAATccgcaactgatcatgaggatggctcaggactgggcagtgtttcattctgttgtgcatggggtcaccatgagtcggggactCAACAACAGCAGTTCACAACAATTACAACGACGTAATGGTGATAGCTGCTGTTTATTGAGCTAACCTGGGCCAGGCTTCTTGCTAAGGAACTTAGTCAGTCCTCACAGTGAGCCTGTGAGTGGGGCCTCACTGCAGCAGGGGTTTTCAacctcagcactgttgacatttggaGCTGGTTAATTCTTTGATGTGGGAGTggccctgtgcattgtaggatgtttagcagcatccctggcctctacctgcTGAATGCCAGTAGCACTGCCTACCCAGTCACGACAACCAAAAATGTGTCCAGACATGGCCGAATGTCACTTGAGGGGAAAACTCACCGGGCTTGAGGGCTGCTGTATTATAGAGAGGTGGAGACGGACACTCACGCTGCGGAGTCTGTATCGGACCCAGGTAGAGCCTTTACCTTTCGTCCCTGACCCAAGGTGGAGCCCAAATGGAGAAAATGGTGGGGCTTTCTTTCCAGAGGGGCCCTGAGGTGGGGGTCCGGGTGGCTTGCCTCAGGAAAGATCGACTCCCTCACCAGACTGCTCCTCACTGGGCTGTTGCAAGCACCTGTTGCTGAAGGTCACAGAGCAGCTGCCCAGCCCCTTCACTGAGATGGAACGAGGAGTCTCCACTGGGCCCCTCACAAGGCCCCACCATTCATAGTAGAGGCTGGACTGTGGGAGTGTCGACCTCCTGAGTCCCACAACCCACATCTTCTCACACCCGCTCCCCCAGCCAAGGCCACTGCCCACAGGGACCCCGGGCCCACCTGTACCACTTCTGTTCTCTCACCCTGCTGTGGGGAGGAAGGCCTCAGGACCCTGTCGCTGCGGGCATCACCAGAGACCCATCTTTTCTGTGCTGCGTCACTTCCAACCACTGACTCACTTGCTCGTGAACTATTTATACCCTTCACGCAAATGTTCCCCTCAGGGCTCCAGGCAGATGGCTGTGTTCTACTGGCAGCCCCAGGACACACacgggggttgggggtggggagccTGGGCACAAAGCGAATGTGTGGCTTCTGAGCCCAGCAGACCTGGGGTGAAGCCCACCCactgctttgtgaccttgggcagatcacttaacctctctgagccaccACTGTAAAATAAGCCTGTCATGaggaataagtaaaataaaatatgtaaagtTCCCGGCATAAAGACAGGTTTTAGTATGTGAGCGGAGTCCCTGGATGGAGCAAACGGTTGAGTGCTTGGCCattaaccagaaggctggcagttggaatccacccagaggtgcttcagaagaaaggcttggcattcTACTTCCGAAAGGGTACAGGCACTGAAAATCCtaggtgcagttctactgtgaaacacaaggggtcaccatgagttgaaaatgactcaacCGCAACTAGTTTCGTGTCTTTTTCTTTTAGTAAGTGGTCTCttttaggagtcctggtgatgcagtggttaaagtgcttgactgctaaccgaaaggtcagcagtttgaaaccaccagtggctctgcgggagaaagatgtggcagtctgcttccacagagatctacacccttggaaaccctatggggtcactatgagttggaatcaactccatagcagtgggtttggttttggggttttactAGGTGTGCATAGTCATACAAAGCTTGTGTATAACTAGAGAAGAGGGCAGGGGACCAGCTGGCACTAAAGATGGTACAGGAATGAGATGTGTGTTCACGAAGGACCTCCTAGTCCTCAGGACCTAGGTTTCTGGAACTTGGCCCTCAGGGTCACACTACTGTCATCAACACTGTTACCCTGCCAGCTTGAGAGcatggggactatacaggcttcTTTGGGCATAGAAAGGCCCGTTTTACCAACCCTGAGATCACCCTCCCCAGTTGTACCAAGAGACAGAGGCAAGACAGGTATTTGGTTAGCCTGACAAGCAGGGTCAGGCCGGGCTGTGCAGACAGTGCCCTCGTCCACCAGGCTGTGTGCTCTGGGCACCAGTGGGCAGCTCCCCAGCAAAGGAACCCAAGGAGACCAGTCAAGAGCAACACTGAGAAGCCGtctgccacccccacccccacccccatccctatCACTGCCAGGAGTTGGTGGCAAAAGAAAAGagaactgaaggctgtgggccaGAGGCATTGTTACACCTAATCACTATTCAAGGCTGGGCCCTCCACCCAGCAGGTAGTATGTCCCGCCACGCCCCGCAGGTACCTTGCACAGAGTATTCTTGGGCACCCAGCTTTCCTGCCGCCAGCCTTTGCTCATGCTGTCGTCCTCCTGGAAAATTACAAGTGGGTCTCCCTCCTGTAAGCTCTGGCCCTGCCCTGTGACATGTGGTACCTTCTGCCTCCCTGTTCACATGTCAAAGGTAGAGACCTTATCTTAGACTTAAGTCATTCATTTATGAATCACTCATTCGACActtgctgagcacctactgtgtgctttGTCTCCCATGCCCCAGTACCTAGCACCAAGGAGACCCTCAGTACAGAGGGTGCTGAGTGACAAAAGCTTCTTATTCCATGGAAACAGGCCAACTTTCACATCCATGTCACATCCTCTttcccagtggttctcaactgggggtgatTTTGCCCCTCTGCTGGGGCCTTTTGGCAATATCTGAAGATATTTTTGATTCTCGTGACCGGGGAGGGCTACCAGCATCTAGTGGgtaaaggccagggatgctgctaaacatcctacaatgcacagggcaaCCCCACAACAAGAAATTATCCAGCCCCAGatgtcaacagtgctgaggttgagagaTCCTACCCCTGCCACTTGGGTGGGGACAAGATGTCCCTTGGGTGCCCGTGGAAATGCAAGCCATCTGGTCCCAGGGATAGTGCATGAATGCTAACATCAGAGCCCCCCACCCAGTCTGCACCCTGGGGTATCATGGATTCTTTCTGTCTGCTTGTTCATGTCATACTCAGTACAGAGGGGCTCTGATTTCAGCTTCCTCCTGTAGCAGGCTTGTCCACAAGTTAGCACTGTTCAACCCAGAGGAGGCTGCCAGGCCAGTTGATGAGTTCCCTGTCATCGAATGGAACCAAGCAGAAGCTGGGCCACATATAGGGACTCTGCCAGTTGGTGGGAGGTGCTCCTCCTCCCTGGTTCTTTGCATTCAGGCTATGACTGCTCTGGTCaggtgtgtcttagttacctggtgctgtcataacacaagtgggtggctttaaaaaacagaaatttgttttcttaattcTGGAGACTAAACATCCAAATCAGAGTCTTATCTATTTGAATTCCTTCCTTCTTGGTAGCCCTgggcgttccttggttccttggagttTCTTGACTTGTaaatgatcctcacatggcatctgttttcccccatgtatgtgtgtatgtgtgtgtatctctgtgtctgatctcctctttataactcagaagtgattagacttAGGACCCAGCCTACtcagtatgatctaattaacataacaatgaaaactccatttccaaacaggcttatatccacaggtatagggattggGATTCCAAACATATTTTAAGGGGACATGAATTAATCCATAACAAGGTGTGATGTGTGCAAGGGTGCCCTTAGGCTCTCTCTCTTTGCACCTGTAGGTATGATGCCGGCCGGGATGGTTTCATCGACTTGATGGAGCTAAAGCTCATGATGGAGAAACTCGAGGCCCCCCAGACCCACCTGGGCTTGAAAAACATGATCAAGGAGGTAGATGAGGACTTTGACGGGAAGCTCAGCTTCCGAGAGGTAAGCCTTGGCCCCGCCACGCCCCATCAGGGGCCACACCTCAGCAGTTGGTATCCCAGAGAGACTAAGCCAGCTGGCTGCTTCATCAGAGCCTGGGCATCCTAGAGCAGAAACTGAGGGGCTAAAGTGCCTTAAGTGAGAAGGAGGGGCAGCCGTTCCTTCATTCAGTGACCATTTATTTTGAGTGGCTACTGAATACCCAACCTTGTGCGGGCCCTGGGGTTACAGAGAAAAGTCCTGTGCTCCAAAGGTCCTGGGATGTAGAGGAAGAGACATGTAAAGAATAATATAACCCAATGCTGTGATTCGGGAGAAGAGGTGGGGACAGACAAAGGGATAGTACTGCGGGCCTGAGATGGGCCAGTCACCATGCTGGGTGCTGCACACTCCCTAACCTCATTTACTCCTCACTCTGAGACAGGAACTCTGAGCAAGCCTGTTTTACATAGGAGAAAATAGAGGCTGAAGGAGAGCTAGCAACGGTACCAGGCCTCAGGCAGCATAGGGTTAAATGCCAGGGGGCAGCATCTTAGAATAATTGAGGCTGAGCTGGGCCTTGGAGAAGAAGCGGGAAGCGTAGAAGAGGCAGGGGGAAAAGAAAAGTAGCAGGGGTCACTAGGAGGATGAGTTACAGGGGAGGAGGGTGTAGGCTGTTTAGGATAATGACTTGAAGTCAGGAAGACATGGTTTCAAATCCCCCTTCTGTTACTTCCTGGTGCCGAGACTTTGGGCAAGATTGTTCCCATCATGGAgtcttcctcatctgcaaaatggacacAATAGTAGCACCTTTAATACTCCATAAATGGAATTCTTGGAGAGGATTAGTTTGGGGAACAGTAGGACACAAAGATAAGGGATAGGTCAAGATCATGTTGTCAAGATTCTCAGTGGAATTTAGAATTGGTTAGAGCTGTCCTTGCTTTGGGAATTCCCAGCAGAAACCCAGGATCCTAGGAGGGCAGAAGATGAATCATCTAACctcccattgtacagatgggTAAATGGAGGCTCAGAAATGGAGGTGCACAGGGGCCTGCATAGGGACACAGAGCATGGAGGGGCAAGAACCCAGGCTCGCTGCCCTGTGAACACGGCCCCTTTTGTCCAGGGAAGACCTGAGGCTGGGCCTGGGTGTGGCAGGGACTTTGACCCCTTTCCCCCTCTTCCTGACCCAAGTGTATCTCTCTCTGCCATAGTTCCTCCTGATTTTCCGCAAGGCAGCAGCGGGAGAGCTACAAGAGGACAGTGGGCTCCACGTGCTGGCCCGCCTCTCTGAGATCGACGTCTCCACCGAGGGCGTCAAGGGGGCTAAGAGCTTCTTCGAGGCCAAGGTGAGGAGGGGGAGTCTGTACAGAGCCTGGGGCTGAGGGTACCATGACCCCAACTCGAGGGCATGAGTGTGGTCAGGGTACAGTGGGGCTCTGGGctcacctacacactctagggttAGTGCAGACAGCAGGTGGGAGCTGATGCCCTGGTGAGGCCCTTGTAGTCCCTGACttctgttccctcccattccagTCCTTTCCAGTCCCCCCGACCCCCACTCTCTCCCTGCCCAGGAAGGTGGATGAGGGATGTGTTCTCTTGAAGAGAGTGCGGGGCCATCTTGAGCTGTCCCACCCTAGGCACACAGAACTACCACCCCAGAGGTCTGGGGCTTAAGAAGGGAGAGCTGAGAGAGAGCAGAGCAAGCCCAGAAACACAGCTCTGAGacacccacccaccagctccagccaagagGGAGCATCACAGGCCTCAAGGCAACTGTACACCAGCAGCCCCCAAACTCATTAGGCCCAGAGTCTGCTCTCCCCTTAGAGCACACAGTTAGATGGAGGGGGCGAGTATGCTCTAGTGACTCCTGGGTTGTGCCCTTGTGTTCCTTGTTTCTTCCTCTTGCCATGTTAAGCTAAGAATATTCTTTCCAAAGGCCACCTCTTAACCTCCATCTGGGCTTCCAAGTGTTGACGGAATGCGTTAGGATCCACCAGTGGGACCGGGTGTGTAGTTGGGCTTCCCAGGGCAGGAAACAGAATAAGGATAATGGTAACATCAGTAACTACCATTTATAGGACCCTTAAGAcctggttcgattcccagccaatgcagctcatatgcagccaccacccctctgtcagtggaggcttgcgtgttattatgatgctgaccaggtttcagccaatgaaaactctatgcatCACAATTGTCGAATCTGCTACcaatcatgagaatggtgcaagaccagacagcattttgttccattgttcgtggagtcaccatgagtcaggggctgatttGACAGCAGCTCAAAACAACTACTGTGCATCAGCCCCTGAAAAGATGTTATTTCTTAATCCTCCCAACAAATCCATGAACTCGGAGTTATCGAGTGCTGGGTTGtacatggagaaactgaggctcagagaggtgaacaAAGTGCCTGGCCCAGGGCCGAGCTAGTGAGGGCAGAGCCATGTGTATTGCCAGATGGAGGCAAGGAGACCCTTCCAGCCCTGACTGCTGGGCCTCCCCCCACTGCACCCCAGGTCCAGGCCATCAATGTATCCAGCCGCTTTGAAGAGGAGATCAAGGCAGagcaggaggagaggaagaagcaGGCTGAGGAGATGAAACAGCGGAAAGCAGCCTTCAAGGAGCTGCAGTCCACCTTCAAGTAGCCAGGGGCTGGGTCTGACCACCCAGCAATGGCCCAGCACCCAGCCCAACAGGCGAGGGCAGGTGTGGGTGGGCAGATCAGGGGCCGGGACTGCTGCTCAGCCGTCTCTGAAGGGACCACTACTAAAAACCTAATATCTGTGAATGGAGCAAGTGAGGGATCCCTCgtgggcctggcctctgcctgcTCCCTCCCGCTGTTCTTGGGCCGTGACACCAGCTCAGCTCCCTGCCTGGCCCTGTCCTCCCTGGCAGTTCCTGCGTCTCTAGCATCTATATCGAGCCCCGAGTACCCTGCTGCCTGCTCCAGCGTTGCTCTCTTGGGGCCCAGCTCCTGGCTCGAGGGCACTTGCTCCCTGCCCATGTGCCTCCCTTCTCATTGTCCTTTCCACCCCCGTCTCTCTCCCTTGTCACCTCTTGCCACTTCCAGGCTCTGGGCCTGTGAAGGCTGCCTGCCCCTAACCATCAGATTTCCTGCCTCCTAGGGCCCTGGAGAGTTCCTTCCGGGACCTCAGAAGGGGAAAGGCCtgggggcatcagaattggaaagAATCATGGCCGCTGGGCAGATTGAAATCCAAGGGGCTTTTCTTTCAGCTCTGCCTCCTTTCTACCTGGATGTGTGTGTTGTGGGGGAAGATTTCTACCTTGGTGAAGAGACCCAGGCCCCTGGCACCCCATGCTGACATCCAGAGCCCAGATCTCAGGACCCAGCAGGGCAGGGTGAGGGGACAGCTGTGCCAATCTACCTCACAGGCCCACCCTCTGCCAGGCATGCCACAGGGCCATGGGCAGGGGAGGCTCAAGGGGGCAGCAGCACCACTCCCCAGTCCCCTCCAAAACAGCCTAAGGGTGCTGGGGCTCCTGAGAGAGTAGGGTCGGAGGAGGAATCAGCCCCTTGATAGGGAAGGCAACCACCGCTCCGTCTTGGTTCTCCGGGAAGCGTCCAGAAAGTGCTTTATGTGTCTTGCATGCACCAGGTGGTGGGGAGCAGAGCGGCCTCGCTCAAGTGGCATCTACCTTGCCACCAGCAATGTGACCTCTCCCGCTGTGCCCACCATGAGGAAGCCTAGGGACCCCAGCCCTCCTTGTGCCCATCGCCTGGCAGGCCATGGCCAAGCTTGCACCGCAGGCTCATTCTACTGCAGTTCCCAATGTGCTTGCTCacgtgcgtgtatgtgtgtgtgtgtgtgtgtgtgtgtgtgtcgtcgCTGTGTCGTGAAACTGTGACTGTCACCCAGCCCAAACAAAAAAGCGGCCCTCGAGGCCACAGGGTTATGCAACTTTCTGTGTGTGTCATGACAGCGTCACTGCTTTTGAACTCGGTAACTCTTTGTTTCAGTAAAATGCCTCAAGAGTCCACGAAGCTCCCGTTGTTGGGCTTGCAGAGGTATTATTTTTTTGGCCTTAGAATCTGCAGAAATTAGGAGGTCCTAACCCTGGTGCAGCAGCCCTGGCTCTGGATTGTGTTTGCCTTAGCAAATATGTTTATACAGATGAATATAAAGATTTggcattttgctttttattttttcctcccttctcgccaaaaaaaaaaaaaaagctacttctTCATTCAGTGGTacgattattttttttaactaaaataagataaaattctATAttcctatgtgtgtgtgtttcttgttggctcatgggggaggggaggggctgggaaagGAGTGGGCAGGGACGAGGTCCCTGGGGTGCAGGGCAGCGTTTGCTCAGGGGACTCCTGGGTCATGGCAAAAGCCATAAAGAAGAGGGGAATCTTCGTCACAGAAGAGGTTCGTGTCTGATGCCCACCTGCTGTGCCAGACACCAGTCTACACACTTTATGTGCATTAACTCAGGTAACCCTCACAACCAGCCCGTGATAGAGTGCTATTTTTACTCCTCTTTTGGAAATAAGAACCAAAAGGCCGGAAAGATAAAGCAAGTCTCCCAGAGGCACAGACATGGCAGGTGGGGCGAGCAGGATGCAGCCGAGTCCACAGTCCTTTCCCTTAACAACTGAGCCACCCTGCCTCCAGCTTTCACGGTTGGGGGAGTGTCTTCATGGGGCAGTGACATACAGCACAATGGCTGGTAGTGGCACCAGGGGCACAGGGATTCTGGGTAGATGCACTTTAGAGACCCCCCAGCATCCTCCCTGACACACAGACATACCAAGCATCTCAACATACACGGAGGCACCCCCCACCACACAGACACCCCGAGCATCACACATAGAAATACCCCAAACATCCCACAGAGACACCCCAAGCATCACACTCAGACACCTCAACCATCC
This region includes:
- the EFHD2 gene encoding EF-hand domain-containing protein D2 translates to MATDELATKLNRRLQLEDEGGSEAAEQPGLNGAAAAAGAPDEAAEALGSADCELSAKLLRRADLNQGIGEPQSPSRRVFNPYTEFKEFSRKQIKDMEKMFKQYDAGRDGFIDLMELKLMMEKLEAPQTHLGLKNMIKEVDEDFDGKLSFREFLLIFRKAAAGELQEDSGLHVLARLSEIDVSTEGVKGAKSFFEAKVQAINVSSRFEEEIKAEQEERKKQAEEMKQRKAAFKELQSTFK